TCCAGCCTTATTAACaagacatttgcacaatgactgaaaccagcagcactgaaagaacaatgggctgtgaggtcagttccttgatcattggTGCGCATATTGTCaggaccattgatcaacaaccactgatcaatggtcatgagtaccattcacagagagttggggaatggctgcaatcacagcattgtaagatggtgacagatgtacccttaggcccctcctccattcagagatggtctttcccttttcatgtaaatggcctccttgactccgccctcaaaccagcattCATATTTACTCAGgactagggctgctcgattatggcaaaaatgataatcacgattattttcactgaaattgagatctcgattatttgacaatatttgtttaacaatgtattgaataatggctttaaagattgtcaaaaaataatataaaattgttATAAATTgtcttaattgttgtgatgcGTGTTCGAATcacagagaggtgcgctcgttTTACCACACAGAGCAGCgtgagagtaaagcacgagggaggtgctaataatcggctcagtcatttttaatgatcgttgaaagctcAGAttgtaatttagattaaaatttgaTTAATTGAGAAGCCctactcaggaccttcttgatgTTATgctcttctgcttccctggctgctgtgtctgtggggatggtgtttgttttgtgttgtagcgtcctgatgacgcccagtttgtgctccagtggatgatgagagtcaaaccttaaatactgatccgtatgcgtaAACAGAGTGAACCTTTAAGACCAGTTGTCTGTACAATCAACTCAGTCACCTgaaacatctccaagtttctggcttcaatCATCAACCCGTTGGTAgttcagctctgaacaccagtgaaatgtttctcccactgaaatcgCTGCATtcatatgaacagaatcaatgtTTTGGGATCATGGAGTTGTGGACAAAGTCTCAGTTAATCAGATAAAGTCAGACTTATAATTGGTGAGGAGATCGTGGATGATATGCTCCTTGATCATAAAGAAGTGGATTTTGTGTAGACTGAAGTTCAGAGTGGTGGCTCATTCATAAAGTAtcctgttccagctgctggaggacaacatcatcacttttgtgaagaacgagctgaagaagatccagaaggctCTGAATCCAAATAAGCCCCAATGCTTGGAGTTTCAGAGGGAGGATGATgagcagaggagcagcagagaggcatttgtgaagatcacagtggacttcctgaggagaatgaagcagcaggagctggctgaccgtctgcagagcagtaagaggatttCCTACTTAAGGTTTTAAGCTGTTAGATAAATGAGACACTTATGACACCAGTGTGTTCAGTCATTTCTCAGTGGCTCAGAAACTGTCATCAGCGTTTTTTAAAATAGGATTGTTGAAGttgtacttttattattattattgttcagaacttccagctgctgtttgtcaTCGTAACCTTAAATCCaccctgaagaagaagttccagtgtgtgtttgaggggatcgctaaagcaggaaacccaacccttctgaatcagatctacacagagctctacatcacagagggagggactgcagaggtcaatgatgaacatgaggtcagacagattgaaacagcatccaggaaaccagacagaccagaaacaaccatcagacaagaagccatctttaaagcctcacctggaagagatgaaccaatcagaacagtgctgacaaagggagtggctggcattgggaaaacagtcttaacacagaaatacaccctggactgggctgaagacaaagccaaccaggacatccagttcatatttccattcactttcagagagctgaatgtgctgaaagaggaaaagttcagcttggtggaacttgttcatcacttctttactgaaaccaaagaagcaggaatctgcagctttgaagacttccaggttgtgttcatctttgatggtctggatgagtgtcgacttcctctggacttccacaaaactacaatcctaactgaccctagaaagtccacctcagtggatgtgctgctgataaacctcatcagggggaacctgcttccctctgctcgcctctggataaccacacgacctgcagcagccaatcagatccctcctgactgtgttggcatggtgacagaggtcagagggttcactgacccacagaaggaggagtacttcaggaagagattcagagatgaggagcaggccagcaggatcatctcccacatcaagacatcacgaagcctccacatcatatgccacatcccagtcttctgctggatcactgctacagttctggaggatgtgctggaaaccagagagggaggacagctgcccaagaccctgactgagatgtacatccacttcctggtggttcaggccaaagtgaagaagatcaagtatgatggaggagctgagacagatccacactggagtccagagagcaggaagatgattgagtctctgggaaaactggcttttgatcagctgcagaaaggaaacctgatcttctatgaatcagacctgacagagtgtggcatcgatatcagagcagcctcagtgtactcaggagtgttcacacagatctttaaagaggagagaggactgtaccaggacaaggtgttctgcttcatccatctgagtgttcaggagtttctggctgctcttcatgtccatctggccttcatcaactctggactcaatctgctggaagaacaacagACAACCTCGATGTTGTCTAAATTAATTAGCAAACCAAACCTACAGtctctccaccagagtgctgtgaacaaggccttacagagtccaaatggacacctggacttgttcctccgcttcctcctgggtctttcactgcagaccactcagactctcctacgaggtctgctgacacagacaggaagtagctcacagaccaataagaaaacagtccagtacatcaaggagaagctcagtgaggatctgtctgcagagaaaagcatcaatctgctccactgtctgaatgaactgaatgatcgttctctagtggaggagatccaacaatACATAACATTAGGATTTATCTCTGATGGTAatctgtctcctgctcagtggtcagctctggtcttcatcttactgtcatcagaaaaagatctggatgtgtttgacctgaagaaatactttgcttcagaggaggctcttctgaggcttctgccagtggtcaaagcctccaacaaagctctgtgagtACATCTGTAATCAGTCTTTAAtttataacataaacagtgtcaTGTGTGATGGCTGCTTAaaattttaaacatatttaataaaatgatcatcaGCACTAAATAAAGtaggttttatttaatgtttgatAGCAGCAGTAAATGTCAGAGGGTCTTAAATATTTCTcgttttcagtttttatcaaAGTCATATCCAGAATCATCCTGTAAGTAAACTTTATACCGCAGCTTTCACAggtgaaaaaacacaaagtgctttacaatagaAACAggcaataaaaacacattaaactgCAAACACTGAACATCATACGGCCTAAAACTAGTTAAAGGCCAATTTGAATACTAGAGTCTGAACAAATGAGTTAGTGGGACCATTAACAGCCTTTGACTGGAAGATCTCAGACTATGAGAAGAGCTGTAGGGTTCTAGAAGGTCAGAAATATAGGCTGGGACTTGACCACACCGGGCTCTAAAAGTAAGgactgaaattttaaatgaattctaacatGAACTGGTTACCAGTGTAAAGAGATTAAACTGGAGTAATGTCCAGTCTATTTCATGTGCTGGTTAAAAGCCGAGCAGCATCATTCTCCACTGACTGAAGACGTCCAAAGACTGTGATGGAGCCATAGGTGATAATCATCAACTCCCTCATTCCTCCTCTGGTCTTATTGCTCAGCTGGAGATGAGTTCACTTCTATATGTTACAATCAGCCTCACCAGTACAGTTCCCAGGATCTGCAGCTGCTGGCAGATTCAATCAGATTCATCGTGTTTCTTCACGTTTCTTGTTGACAGATTTatttgcttgattttttttcaatctCTCCTATGTCATCACTTTGATTTCCGACTTTATGCAGTCTGTGAACCATGACAGTTTGTGACAGAATACAATGATCAGTGAGGACCCAGAGGACACCGACATTTACACTGTGCAGAATGAGACTTGAGACTTTATCTCACTGCTTTGTGGACGACTGATGGAAGGACTAATCACTATATCTGCTTTAGTAGAAATAATTTCCATGAAACGTTCACTGGTTCAGTCTTCCAGAATCTCTCGATCATATCTTGACAAGCCCTCACTCACCAGGATGTGAGCCAGCCTTCCCTCTCATTGCTGAATGCTTACACACTCATCACCTGTTCACAGAATGAGGACTCAtcacttgtttttgtttagcgtTGCCTTCAATGAACAAGTTCCAGGTCTTTATATTTAAACAGggaacatttttaaaactaaaacattttttagttAACCATAAATATtaatgcacactgacatttgtcgtctgtgaaggttctcagtcatccaggtcatcgtaggctaaggagcttggaaagaaaagcgtctggacttcttgagttgcttgacACTCAgtcgtttcacctctcatccgagaagcttcttcagttctaagggtcaaatggtggagagtcccagatttaaacctaatGGGACTTTCCCCCCCAaagggggacaaaggaccccccgatgatcctctacctaatcacatgagccaaggtgtgaaagcgggtgtgggtcctaatcagccagagtttcgggtgagcttattgtgaaacctggccccaccctatcatgtgatttcctgaggtcagatggcccagggtgcgagtgggcgttaaggcgtctgggaagggatctcaaaactggattatagatggcagacagttggtgtcgtaaaccaccgcctctgttcaaagatggtcgctcacagtggacgtaaatggcttctttcactcctctttcaaaccatctgtcctctctgtccaaaatgtgaatgttggcatcctcgaaagaatgacctttatcctttagatgcagatgaacagctgagtcttgtcctgtggaggtagctcttctatgttgtgccatgcgcttgtgaagtggctttttttccacacctttttttttcacaccttaCTTTCGAAAACCCTCACCCCTCAGTCTGAATCTACACAACTCAGCGAAGAACACACATCGGAGGACAGTCAGGAAAAATGGgtgaagaacttttcagaccggaatctcactgaacctgaaaagagagttttagccaaaggactcaattttgccatttctccgcaacagttgcccatagtggacctcatcacagccacagaaactgccATACGGATTAACAAAttatcacaaacagaaacagaacagatcaggatgaaagtctcagccaccctctcaGGCACCAAGTCATTGACTGCctcacatatcaccgcctttacccaggagatgccataccctgcatctacggacttcctaagatccacaaggaaggtgtcccactcagacccattgtcagtagcataaactcagccacttacaaCATCTCTAAACACCTTGCAACCGTCCTAGCACCTcttgtggggaacaccccacatcacatcaagaactccaccgacttcacagacaaggtccagaaacttaccctggatccagatgaaaccatggtgtcctttgatgtagtctcactcttcacttgcatacccaccacggaggcagtggagactgtcagaaaacgactacaagaagacagctccttggaagacaggaccaacttcacacccgatcagatttgcacactgttggacctctgcctcaccactacatatttcaaatacaacgagggtttctatAGACAAAATCATGGCtgcgccatgggctcccccatgtcacctattgtagccaacctttacatggaggaagtggaaagaaaggctcttggctcttttaaagggagagcacccagccactggtacagatatgtagacgacacctgggtcaaaatcaaaagacaagaagtggaatccttcactgtgCACAtcaacgccgtggataaaaacatcaagttcaccagggaagacacgaaggacaactgtttgcctttcctggactgcgccgtgcacattgaagagaatggcaacctcagcATCGaggtttaccggaagcccacacacacggaccagtacctcctctttgactcccatcaccctctggaacacaaacttggaccttacaccaccgggcagaacatgttctctctaagcctgaagggaagaagaaggaacacacacatgtaaaggaagcacttacaacatgcggttatcctaattgggcctTTATAAAGTCagaaaagatgcacagaaaagaagatcagacaccagcgagggaggataaggacagacgcaacaacattgtcatcccctatgtagccggtgtatcagagaaactcaggagagttttctccaaacacgacatcccagtgtacttcagacccagcagcacactcagacagaaactggttcaccctaaagacaaaactcctaaacacaaactgaacaatgtggtgtatgctgtacagtgcagcgaggaatgcccagacctctacatcggagaaaccaaacagccacttcacaagcgcatggcacaacatagaagagccacctccacgggacaagactcagctgtacatctgcatctaaaggacaaaggtcactctttcgaggatgccaacgttcacattttggacagagaggacagatggtttgaaagaggagtgaaagaagccatttacgtccactgtgagcgaccatctttgaacagaggcggtggtttacgacaccaactgtctgccatctataatccagttttgagatcccttcccagacgccttaacgcccactcacaccctgggccatctgacctcaggaaatcacatgatagggtggggccaggtttcacaataagctcacccgaaactctggcccacacccgctttcacaccttggctcatgtgattaggtagaggatcatcggggggtcctttgtcccccttTGGGGGGGAAAGTCCCattaggtttaaatctgggactctccaccatttgacccttagaactgaagaagcttctcggatgagaggtgaaacgtcttcaagcaactcaagaagtccagacgcttttctttccaagctccttagttcACTGACATTTGTCTTTGATGTACAGGTTCAACGTAAGAGGTAATTTAAATTAATCACAAACATTATTATCAAataacaattttttaaattgtgtttttattttgtgtttgtttttcaggctGAGTGTTCCTGGCCTCTCAGAGAGAGGCTGTGatgctctgtcctcagttctcagctcccagtcctctagtctgagagagctggacctgagtaactctgacctgcaggattcaggagtgaagcttctgtctgctggagtgaagagtccacactgtaaaatggaaactctcaggtcagcatttacatttttctaCTGTTGATCATTTCAAACCTGATTTATATTGCTGCACAAACATTAActtgataaaaatgttttaatgtaaataaTCAGTTTCTTGGGTAATTAGGGATTTTTGTTTActtcttgtttttcatttgaaattaAATGACAAATCTGATTTTCTCAGTCAAAAAGCTTTATTTCAGCAGCCCTTCATTGACCAAACCTTCCAGTTCGATTCCTGCCTGTATTCTGAAGGCTTTTACAGAGCTGTTTggagccattgctctaacactgtgtAAATTGATGCTAACAGTGCTAGCTGCTTCAGGCTCTATTTGCACATTATCAGCACATTTAGCTTATTATAAACAGCATATAAACAGCTAGTACTGCTGGGACTTTATATTTTACAAGTTAACATGAGCCAATCAGTGAAAAGTCAAGCCATGACAGCTGTATGTTGCTGTGAGAAGAGTGGGGCTACATGCAGTGATGCTAGTGTTAGCCTGTTAGCTTCAGCAGGTGGTCAGTATGAGACCAGAAGAGCATCTGCATCAGCAGGGCTCCATTTAACTGCAGTGTTTCATTCTTCATATATGCATGCTGGACATTTGAATAGACTGAATATGTCACGGTCGCaggtttggtgtttttttgtagtttagacttcttgtttttttgttttccttaaaatattaaataatttatcaCGTTatcaattaatttattattaatgtcTAAATAAGGGTGATAGTGTGACCTGTGTGGGTTGTCTTCAGGTtctctgcttcctcccacagtccaaaaacatgcatgctGGGTTAACTGGAGTGATTGTGAGCATAAATGTTTGTCTTTCTCTGTCCTAGCTCAGTGTTTACCTGGCTACATCACCATGGTTACTGATGCTGAACCTATAACCTGGTCTGGATcaggttatgttcagagtttgtgtttaaaatcaACTGAAGTGCCTCGTTTTCACTGATTCTTTCATTCACAGAAAGCTTTAGGTGTGATATAGATTCAGTCATATCTGACTAATGTCAGTGAATGAGGCCCAGCTGTAAAGTCACAGCAGTCACACTGTATGTGTCTCATTGTCACTGGAGTTTAGGCTCCATACATTCAGCTGGTgttgcagaaaaagtagaaatatttctgtttggttctaatctgctgctgagtctctttTACAAAGATAGAACTGCAGCTAATCGTGTTCATGTAGCCAGTTAGGAAAAATCCAAGTCACCGTCAGACACAGCAGACATTTAGTGATAATCTCACTGTATGTGGTCTTTTAGTGCCTCCTAGTTGTGAACTTGTGGAGTGGTGTTCGTCTGGGTGACGAGTGTAATTGTTGGGTGAGACACACCGAGCCTGCATGCTGGTAGCTTAGCCACAGCTTGGGTGTGGAGAAGCTAAAAAAGAAGGTATTCTAGTTTGTAAGGAGGAAAAACTGAGTTAAGAGAGGCTGAGGGTAACACAGAGCAGCCATGAAAGCTGCTCACACAGTTTAGACAGTTTAGCATCAAATGATCTAGTGAGTTAGCTCCCAGCTAACTAGCAGACCAGCTaactagcaaaccagctaactGCAGCCACAAGCTGCGACTGCGTCTTCCTAACAAGAGCGTCAGACACTCAGACTGGTTTTCTTTGTGGACGATGATGTATTCTCACACTGATCCTTCATGGTGATGCTGCCTTTCATCCACTGCTCCTGGattcctcatcatcatctccatcaGCCCTCACAATACTCCACCTTCATCAGCTTCATGTTCAGGAGCCTGGATGGACAGTAATTCTTTCCATGGGTTACGGTGGGACATTGAGAGCTGAAGTCAAACATCAGTGAGAAATGAAAGACTGATTCATTTCTATTTAGTCTTGTGATGTGCAGCTTTGTTCAGAGCATTAAGGCCCAGCAAAGATTACTGAGGTCATAGTGTCACTGATGAAACTGTGTGCTTatagaaactgaaaccagatgaaccagaatagAAGGACATTAAAATGAAGTGTCAGCTACACAAAGGCAAAGCTATTCAGTTGTTGGGTGTGAGTTATTTAAAGGAGGATGGAGTCAGACTTTAAGCTGCTGGACTCAGTCACTATATCCTGTTCTCCTCATAGAACCTGGATACACAGACTCACCTgtgacacagtgacacacagtgTGGGCTACACACACATTTGGAAAGTGGATCAGTAACACCTTGTGCAATCATTTGTATTGCTGGGCAACCATGAGCACTTTGAATGACCATAATGGCATTGTTACAGCAACATTCAATCATGAGTTCAAAAGTAGTGTATTGTGTACTTATTTTAATAGTACTGCAGTATGAGAAGTGCAACATTCAGTGTGCAGAAACAAATCAGGTGCTTTCTAACAGCAGTATTCCTTTAACACAGTAGCAGTTCAAGTATTTCTGTCACTCTGAGCTGAAACATGAatctaatcaaatcaaatagCAAATCAAAGTTCTTTGCCTCTGCCAGGACCCGTAACATTTGATCTATTTTTTTACAAAGTTCCCCTCACAGTCCGGAGCCACCATCATAACATTATAACAGGCACCTTTAatcagcagcaagtgaacatttataaatgtgtgttttcagaacAGGATCCAGCAGAactatttttctgttatcagGTAGCAGCACAAACGTTCTCATCCAGCTCATTTACTGTGCAGGGACTTAGagtgtgtgaagtgtgtgtttgtactgaTTCAgttaaaaggactagatgttacagtccctgataatgcattgctttagaTCAGGGgtcccaatcccagtccacgagggccggtgtccctgcaggttttagatctcaccctgggtcagcacacctgaatcacatgattagttcattaccagacctctggagaacttcaggacatgttcaGAAGGtaatttttccatttaaatcagctgtgatggatcaaggacacatctaaaacctgcagggacaccggccctcgtggactgggattggggacccctgctttagATGGAGAGactcttgagggatggctgttatgaggaaagcccagaaactttgccagcagcacacatcgttgtgtgcctcaacgTTTGGTCTTTTACCCAAGCTTATCTGCCATTTTCCTTCCCTTGGTTAGGTTTGGGGATTAGAGATCGATCTAgattatcattttaaatttgggacacatcgtcagtagtggaccttggattcatcaggtgtttcggccattatcactagacaccctctagaccaggggtcggcaacctgcggctctttagtccttatagtgcGGCTCCGCATGGTTTGGgcaaataaattagaagtatttagctgaagtgtattttatttatgttagttctttttaacTCATAGTTCTAAAATTGAAGATTactgtgatattgaaatataaaaataaaattatattctattattttttcatcgctcaaaataagagtcacactcgcggaagGAAACGCCGTGAATTTATcaagactttcaaccccaggtaggccaattatggatcttcatatccacattatgtcagcagctgttctccaccgtgaactatgttaaagaCAAACACCGTTCACGCCtgacagatgacagcttacagtcctgcgtaaactGACTTTGTAGAGCCCCGATTTGCGGActctgtgcgcagaggttcaggagcagaagttcCATTGTAAACaaatcacggcagacccgacgatgtttccatgagcacgcttttttttttttctcaaagatatttttattgaattgaagcaacaaagaaaaacaaatacatgcAGAATTGTCAAACACCAAACAAGCAAGTTTCACAGTGACTGTTTGAACTGAAATATTAGAATACAGATTAATGACACACTCACATGTTTT
This is a stretch of genomic DNA from Pelmatolapia mariae isolate MD_Pm_ZW unplaced genomic scaffold, Pm_UMD_F_2 NODE_ptg000215l+_length_26195_cov_1, whole genome shotgun sequence. It encodes these proteins:
- the LOC134622794 gene encoding NLR family CARD domain-containing protein 3-like; translated protein: MLSKLISKPNLQSLHQSAVNKALQSPNGHLDLFLRFLLGLSLQTTQTLLRGLLTQTGSSSQTNKKTVQYIKEKLSEDLSAEKSINLLHCLNELNDRSLVEEIQQYITLGFISDGNLSPAQWSALVFILLSSEKDLDVFDLKKYFASEEALLRLLPVVKASNKALLSVPGLSERGCDALSSVLSSQSSSLRELDLSNSDLQDSGVKLLSAGVKSPHCKMETLRSAFTFFYC